A part of Brachybacterium faecium DSM 4810 genomic DNA contains:
- a CDS encoding carbohydrate ABC transporter membrane protein (PFAM: Binding-protein-dependent transport system inner membrane component), which translates to MTTTPSPSPSVAAQTAPAVLPPAGRKRAKPAQRPLTRGEKGFRVINVIILSGFALLCVIPFVHVIGSSFATPGELATSNFLLVPREFTLDAYRYILSTPTIFRAIGVSTIVTVGGTFLSLLVTALMAYALAKPRLVGRRVINFMVVFTMLFSGGMIPTFIVVSKLGLLDSLWSLVLPVLINAFNFVIMRNFFSGIPESLEESARIDGCSELGVFVRIVLPLSIASIATIGLFYGVTYWNTYMHAVLYINDSSKWPIQVLLRQIVIVASGVNADAGAVDVVPPAQSVKMAVITVATLPMLMVYPFIQRYFVKGALIGSVKG; encoded by the coding sequence ATGACCACCACGCCCTCCCCGTCCCCGTCCGTCGCCGCCCAGACCGCGCCCGCCGTCCTGCCGCCCGCCGGGCGCAAGCGCGCGAAGCCCGCGCAGCGCCCCCTGACCCGCGGCGAGAAGGGGTTCCGGGTGATCAACGTGATCATCCTCAGCGGGTTCGCGCTGCTGTGCGTGATCCCCTTCGTGCACGTCATCGGCAGCTCCTTCGCCACCCCCGGCGAGCTCGCCACCTCCAACTTCCTGCTGGTGCCGCGAGAGTTCACCCTCGACGCCTACCGCTACATCCTCTCCACGCCCACGATCTTCCGCGCCATCGGCGTCTCGACGATCGTCACCGTGGGCGGCACCTTCCTCAGCCTGCTGGTGACCGCGCTGATGGCGTACGCCCTGGCCAAGCCGCGGCTGGTGGGGCGGCGCGTCATCAACTTCATGGTCGTGTTCACCATGCTGTTCAGCGGCGGGATGATCCCCACCTTCATCGTGGTGAGCAAGCTGGGCCTGCTCGACTCGCTGTGGTCGCTCGTGCTGCCGGTGCTGATCAACGCCTTCAACTTCGTGATCATGCGGAACTTCTTCTCCGGGATCCCGGAGAGCCTCGAGGAGTCCGCGCGCATCGACGGCTGCTCCGAGCTCGGCGTGTTCGTGAGGATCGTGCTGCCGCTCTCGATCGCCTCGATCGCCACGATCGGCCTGTTCTACGGCGTGACCTACTGGAACACGTACATGCACGCGGTGCTGTACATCAACGACTCCTCGAAGTGGCCGATCCAGGTGCTGCTGCGCCAGATCGTCATCGTCGCCAGCGGCGTCAACGCCGATGCCGGCGCCGTGGACGTGGTCCCGCCGGCGCAGTCCGTGAAGATGGCCGTGATCACCGTGGCCACCCTGCCGATGCTCATGGTCTACCCGTTCATCCAGCGCTACTTCGTCAAGGGCGCGCTGATCGGCTCGGTGAAGGGCTGA
- a CDS encoding endopolygalacturonase (PFAM: Glycosyl hydrolases family 28) has product MTVTSPPQDLVDPAVATTQWQRALDEAAAAGGGRVSVPAGVHRTGALRLRSGVELHLEAGALLQFVPDPALYPAVEARWEGAVGRVHSPCLYAHGERDVAITGLGTIDGGGQTWWDTFRHRREELAHPRPTLIGLHECERVTIRDVALRNSPAWTVHPSLCEDVTLTNLHIHNPAESPNTDGIDPESCRNVRISDCHIDVGDDCIALKAGTERTPDRVATENVTITGCTMVRGHGGVVIGSEMSGGVRNVVISNCVFQGADRGIRLKTRRDRGGTVENVRVSTIVMDDVLCPLTVNPFYFCGPDGKEPHVGDRTARPVDAGTPHLRSLHLSHLTATNVHASAGHVFGLPEAPLSDFSLHDVSITFAAAPRAAAPEMASGVEERTRSGIELGFVADGELSRVRVRGADGPAVQTTSCTDLDLDVRGSDDHHG; this is encoded by the coding sequence GTGACCGTCACCTCGCCCCCGCAGGACCTCGTCGACCCCGCCGTCGCGACGACGCAGTGGCAGCGCGCCCTCGACGAGGCCGCAGCCGCCGGAGGCGGCCGGGTGAGCGTGCCCGCCGGCGTGCACCGCACCGGTGCGCTCCGCCTGCGCAGCGGCGTCGAGCTGCACCTCGAGGCCGGGGCGCTGCTGCAGTTCGTGCCGGATCCGGCGCTGTACCCCGCGGTCGAGGCGCGCTGGGAGGGGGCCGTCGGCCGGGTCCACTCGCCCTGCCTGTACGCGCACGGCGAGCGGGACGTGGCGATCACCGGGCTGGGCACGATCGACGGCGGCGGGCAGACTTGGTGGGACACCTTCCGCCATCGCCGTGAGGAGCTGGCCCATCCGCGTCCCACCCTGATCGGCCTGCACGAGTGCGAGCGGGTCACGATCCGGGATGTCGCCCTGCGCAACTCGCCGGCCTGGACGGTGCACCCCTCCCTCTGCGAGGACGTCACCCTCACGAACCTGCACATCCACAACCCCGCCGAGTCGCCGAACACCGACGGCATCGACCCGGAATCCTGCCGCAACGTGCGCATCAGCGACTGCCACATCGACGTGGGGGACGACTGCATCGCGCTCAAGGCCGGCACGGAGCGCACCCCGGACCGCGTCGCGACCGAGAACGTCACCATCACCGGCTGCACGATGGTGCGCGGCCACGGCGGCGTGGTGATCGGCAGCGAGATGAGCGGCGGCGTGCGCAACGTCGTGATCAGCAACTGCGTGTTCCAGGGCGCCGACCGCGGGATCCGGCTCAAGACCCGCCGCGATCGCGGCGGCACCGTCGAGAACGTGCGCGTGAGCACCATCGTCATGGACGACGTGCTGTGCCCGCTGACGGTCAACCCCTTCTACTTCTGCGGCCCCGACGGCAAGGAGCCGCACGTGGGCGACCGCACCGCCCGGCCCGTCGACGCCGGCACACCCCACCTGCGCTCCCTGCACCTGTCCCACCTCACCGCCACGAACGTGCATGCCTCGGCCGGTCACGTCTTCGGCCTGCCGGAGGCGCCGCTGAGCGATTTCAGCCTGCACGACGTGTCGATCACCTTCGCCGCCGCGCCCCGCGCCGCCGCTCCTGAGATGGCCTCCGGCGTCGAGGAGCGGACCCGCTCCGGGATCGAGCTCGGCTTCGTCGCGGACGGCGAGCTCAGCAGGGTGCGGGTGCGCGGGGCCGACGGGCCGGCCGTGCAGACGACCTCCTGCACCGACCTCGACCTCGACGTGAGGGGGAGCGATGACCACCATGGCTGA
- a CDS encoding ABC-type sugar transport system, periplasmic component (PFAM: Bacterial extracellular solute-binding protein), with translation MITRRNLLQAAPVAAAGALALSACGGSGGGSGEGGSGGSLSWMALLHTPTTPDAAGPVHSGLAEETGQDFEIQWVPDASKEEKMNAALASGSVADITSITNLTNSSIRSGVTSGLFWDVEPFLGEFENLKGIDPKTIESARLDGVLYGVPFQKPLARYGVLVRQDWLDELGLDVPHTIEDLGEVAKAFAEGDPTGTGQSVTGFIDREESFKVGFRSLAGYFGAGETFQLDEAAGKIIPACTSEAWMEAMEWYQEVYAAGGVNQEFITTQKQNQQQAIAQDKGGIVVTGLFEAKNYAALADSINPDSGVEWTLINDITYADVPRRIVSDTGGGMGGLFSISTQSVKSEDEVREVLAFADALMTEEVHNLMTNGIEGTHYEVDGDGAVNIIDEALWEQEVQPYSSSRLAENAFTYKSSNEYVNLANEMMEENSEYAITNPVQSLNSETFNSQWATIEQGLNDVYNKFMMGQATMGDYEAAIESARGQGLDDIISEYTEAYEEFNA, from the coding sequence ATGATCACTCGCAGGAATCTCCTCCAGGCAGCTCCCGTCGCCGCGGCCGGCGCGCTCGCGCTCTCCGCCTGCGGCGGCAGCGGAGGCGGCAGCGGCGAAGGCGGCAGCGGCGGCTCGCTCAGCTGGATGGCGCTGCTGCATACCCCGACCACCCCGGACGCCGCCGGCCCGGTGCACTCCGGCCTGGCCGAGGAGACCGGTCAGGACTTCGAGATCCAGTGGGTGCCCGACGCCTCCAAGGAGGAGAAGATGAACGCGGCGCTCGCCTCGGGCTCCGTCGCGGACATCACCTCGATCACGAACCTCACGAACTCCTCGATCCGCAGCGGCGTGACCTCCGGCCTGTTCTGGGATGTCGAGCCGTTCCTCGGCGAGTTCGAGAACCTCAAGGGCATCGACCCCAAGACCATCGAGTCGGCCCGTCTCGACGGGGTGCTCTACGGCGTCCCGTTCCAGAAGCCCCTCGCCCGGTACGGCGTGCTGGTGCGCCAGGACTGGCTGGACGAGCTCGGCCTCGACGTCCCGCACACCATCGAGGATCTGGGCGAGGTCGCCAAGGCCTTCGCCGAGGGCGACCCCACCGGAACCGGCCAGTCCGTCACCGGCTTCATCGACCGCGAGGAGAGCTTCAAGGTCGGCTTCCGCTCGCTGGCCGGCTACTTCGGCGCCGGCGAGACCTTCCAGCTGGACGAGGCCGCCGGGAAGATCATCCCCGCCTGCACCTCCGAGGCGTGGATGGAGGCGATGGAGTGGTACCAGGAGGTCTACGCCGCCGGCGGCGTGAACCAGGAGTTCATCACCACGCAGAAGCAGAACCAGCAGCAGGCGATCGCGCAGGACAAGGGCGGCATCGTCGTCACCGGCCTGTTCGAGGCGAAGAACTACGCGGCGCTCGCCGACAGCATCAACCCCGACTCCGGCGTGGAGTGGACCCTGATCAACGACATCACGTACGCGGATGTCCCCCGCCGCATCGTCTCGGACACCGGAGGCGGCATGGGCGGCCTGTTCTCGATCTCCACCCAGTCGGTGAAGAGCGAGGACGAGGTGCGCGAGGTGCTCGCCTTCGCTGATGCCCTGATGACCGAGGAGGTCCACAACCTCATGACCAACGGCATCGAGGGCACCCACTACGAGGTGGACGGCGACGGTGCGGTGAACATCATCGACGAGGCGCTGTGGGAGCAGGAGGTCCAGCCCTACTCCAGCTCGCGCCTGGCCGAGAACGCGTTCACCTACAAGTCCAGCAACGAGTACGTGAACCTCGCCAACGAGATGATGGAGGAGAACTCCGAGTACGCGATCACCAACCCGGTGCAGTCGCTGAACTCGGAGACCTTCAACTCCCAGTGGGCCACCATCGAGCAGGGCCTGAACGACGTCTACAACAAGTTCATGATGGGCCAGGCCACGATGGGCGACTACGAGGCCGCGATCGAGAGCGCCCGCGGCCAGGGCCTGGACGACATCATCTCCGAGTACACCGAGGCGTACGAGGAGTTCAACGCCTGA
- a CDS encoding predicted hydrolase of the metallo-beta-lactamase superfamily (PFAM: RNA-metabolising metallo-beta-lactamase; Metallo-beta-lactamase superfamily~TIGRFAM: conserved hypothetical protein), translating to MPSPRTKLTAPPRLPKNGMRITALGGLGEVGRNMTVFEHAGKLMIVDCGVLFPEEHQPGIDVILPDFTSIRDRLDDIECIVLTHGHEDHIGGVPYLLKERADIPLIGSELTLAFITAKLKEHRITPKTIQVEAGQKHKAGVFDLEFVAVNHSIPDSLAVFLRTRAGTVLHTGDFKMDQFPLDGRITDLRAFARLGEEGVDLFLTDSTNAEVPGFTMSERDLNPAIDQVFTSSPRRIIVSSFASHVHRIQQVLNAAHANGRKVAFVGRSMVRNMGIARDLEYLDIPKGLVVDFRKIQSMPDHKVTLICTGSQGEPMAALARMANGDHQIQVGEGDTVLMASSLIPGNENAIYGIINKLTDLGANIVHKGNAKVHVSGHASAGELVYCYNIVRPKNVMPVHGESKHLHANAELARRTGVPEKNIVIAQDGVTVDLVAGQAKISGKVEAGLVYVDGQTIGTATEDTLAERRMLSGGGVVTVVALIDPKSYKPVEPVEFLSKGFVHDKRTFEGAEAQVNKALARAKSDNVEDIAEIEDIIVETVGSYLRRTYRREPAVQAVVVDA from the coding sequence ATGCCCTCTCCCCGCACCAAGCTCACCGCACCCCCGCGCCTGCCCAAGAACGGCATGCGCATCACCGCGCTCGGCGGCCTCGGCGAGGTCGGCCGCAACATGACGGTGTTCGAGCACGCCGGCAAGCTCATGATCGTCGACTGCGGCGTGCTCTTCCCCGAGGAGCACCAGCCCGGCATCGACGTGATCCTGCCGGACTTCACCTCCATCCGGGACCGCCTGGACGACATCGAGTGCATCGTGCTCACGCACGGCCACGAGGACCATATCGGTGGTGTCCCGTACCTGCTCAAGGAGCGGGCCGACATCCCGCTGATCGGTTCAGAGCTGACTCTCGCGTTCATCACCGCGAAGCTCAAGGAGCACCGCATCACCCCGAAGACCATCCAGGTCGAGGCGGGGCAGAAGCACAAGGCGGGCGTCTTCGACCTGGAGTTCGTGGCGGTCAACCACTCGATCCCCGACAGCCTCGCGGTCTTCCTCCGCACCCGGGCCGGGACCGTGCTGCACACGGGCGACTTCAAGATGGACCAGTTCCCGCTGGACGGCCGCATCACCGACCTGCGCGCCTTCGCGCGGCTCGGCGAGGAGGGTGTGGACCTGTTCCTCACCGACTCCACCAACGCGGAGGTCCCCGGCTTCACGATGTCGGAGCGGGATCTGAACCCGGCGATCGATCAGGTGTTCACCTCGTCGCCGCGGCGGATCATCGTCTCCAGCTTCGCCAGCCACGTGCACCGCATCCAGCAGGTGCTCAACGCCGCCCACGCCAACGGCCGCAAGGTCGCCTTCGTGGGCCGCTCGATGGTGCGCAACATGGGGATCGCCCGCGACCTCGAGTACCTGGACATCCCCAAGGGCCTGGTCGTCGACTTCCGCAAGATCCAGTCGATGCCGGACCACAAGGTCACCCTGATCTGCACCGGCTCGCAGGGTGAGCCGATGGCGGCGCTGGCCCGCATGGCCAACGGCGATCACCAGATCCAGGTGGGCGAGGGCGACACCGTGCTCATGGCCTCCTCGCTGATCCCCGGCAACGAGAACGCGATCTACGGGATCATCAACAAGCTCACCGATCTGGGCGCGAACATCGTCCACAAGGGCAACGCGAAGGTGCACGTCTCCGGCCACGCGAGCGCCGGCGAGCTGGTGTACTGCTACAACATCGTGCGCCCCAAGAACGTGATGCCGGTGCACGGCGAGTCCAAGCATCTGCACGCCAACGCCGAGCTGGCCCGCCGCACCGGCGTGCCGGAGAAGAACATCGTCATCGCCCAGGACGGCGTGACCGTGGACCTCGTGGCCGGTCAGGCGAAGATCTCCGGCAAGGTCGAGGCGGGGCTGGTGTACGTGGACGGCCAGACCATCGGCACTGCCACCGAGGACACCCTCGCCGAGCGCCGCATGCTCTCCGGCGGCGGTGTGGTCACCGTGGTCGCGCTGATCGACCCGAAGTCCTACAAGCCGGTCGAGCCGGTCGAGTTCCTCTCGAAGGGCTTCGTGCACGACAAGCGCACCTTCGAGGGTGCCGAGGCCCAGGTGAACAAGGCACTGGCGCGGGCGAAGTCCGACAACGTCGAGGACATCGCCGAGATCGAGGACATCATCGTCGAGACGGTCGGCAGCTACCTGCGCCGTACCTACCGCCGCGAGCCCGCCGTCCAGGCGGTCGTGGTCGACGCCTGA
- a CDS encoding ABC-type polysaccharide transport system, permease component (PFAM: Binding-protein-dependent transport system inner membrane component): MVADPVIDTSATAPRLDSPEPEPATSPAPVARRRRGVAATLWKHRALYLMALPGIVYFLLFKYLPMGGLIISFQDYKPFLGIMGSPWVGFEHFVRLFTQDTFFMLLRNTLVLSLLLMLISFPIPIVLALLLNELRGVVFKRSIQTVIYLPHFMSWVIVVSLFYVMLTTDGGAINNLIVSLGGDPIGFLTDSEWLRPMYVFQHVWRTAGWGTIVYLAALTAVDMALYEASEIDGANRWQQTWHITLPAIRPTIIVLFILSIGDFLELGFEHMFLLLNSMNRDVGEIFDTFVYTAGIQNGQLSFATAVGLFKGLVGLVLVIGANSLAKRFGEEGVY, from the coding sequence ATGGTGGCTGACCCCGTCATCGACACCAGCGCGACCGCGCCTCGGCTCGATTCCCCGGAGCCCGAGCCCGCGACGAGCCCCGCACCCGTGGCACGGCGCCGCAGGGGAGTGGCCGCGACGCTGTGGAAGCACCGTGCCCTCTACCTGATGGCGCTGCCGGGCATCGTCTATTTCCTGCTGTTCAAGTACCTGCCCATGGGCGGGCTGATCATCTCGTTCCAGGACTACAAGCCGTTCCTGGGGATCATGGGCAGCCCGTGGGTGGGCTTCGAGCACTTCGTGCGCCTGTTCACGCAGGACACCTTCTTCATGCTGCTGCGGAACACGCTCGTGCTCTCGCTGCTGCTGATGCTCATCTCGTTCCCGATCCCGATCGTGCTCGCCCTGCTGCTGAACGAGCTGCGCGGGGTCGTGTTCAAGCGCAGCATCCAGACGGTCATCTACCTGCCGCACTTCATGTCGTGGGTGATCGTGGTGTCGCTGTTCTACGTGATGCTCACGACCGACGGCGGCGCGATCAACAACCTCATCGTCTCCCTCGGCGGGGACCCGATCGGCTTCCTCACCGACTCCGAATGGCTCCGCCCGATGTACGTCTTCCAGCACGTGTGGCGCACTGCCGGCTGGGGCACGATCGTCTACCTCGCGGCGCTGACCGCCGTGGACATGGCCCTGTACGAGGCCTCGGAGATCGACGGCGCCAACCGCTGGCAGCAGACCTGGCACATCACCCTGCCGGCGATCCGGCCCACCATCATCGTGCTGTTCATCCTCTCGATCGGCGACTTCCTCGAGCTCGGCTTCGAGCACATGTTCCTGCTGCTGAACTCGATGAACCGCGACGTCGGCGAAATCTTCGACACCTTCGTGTACACCGCCGGCATCCAGAACGGCCAGCTCAGCTTCGCCACCGCGGTGGGCCTGTTCAAGGGCCTCGTCGGCCTGGTCCTCGTGATCGGGGCGAACTCCCTGGCCAAGCGCTTCGGCGAAGAGGGCGTGTACTGA
- a CDS encoding protein involved in biosynthesis of mitomycin antibiotics/polyketide fumonisin (PFAM: Phytanoyl-CoA dioxygenase (PhyH)), which yields MTTIQNTPADPVDTTGAPGLAILDADVDPAQLAAAYDQAGAVHLRGVLTAEEIAELREAFTSHIETDGSGGAFHEIPEGDPLHAYPRMIQPHRAEHTPGRLSHRWLLEQRVMGRVAEAVGPVWAAQSMFYFKPAGARGQAMHQDNYFLQSHPETCIAAWIAVDDCDAENGALGVVPGTHRYEIECPEEADATESFTTITVSIPEHLSVVQTDMRAGDMLIFHGSLVHGSKPNTSTDRFRRSLIFHYIPEDSREVAAGYQPLLDARGEEVEIEASENGGTCGEGWVARNH from the coding sequence ATGACCACCATCCAGAACACCCCCGCCGACCCTGTCGACACCACCGGGGCCCCCGGGCTCGCGATCCTCGACGCCGACGTCGACCCCGCCCAGCTCGCCGCCGCCTACGACCAGGCCGGCGCCGTGCACCTGCGCGGCGTCCTCACCGCCGAGGAGATCGCCGAGCTGCGCGAGGCCTTCACCAGCCATATCGAGACCGACGGCAGCGGCGGCGCCTTCCACGAGATCCCCGAGGGCGACCCGCTGCATGCCTACCCCCGCATGATCCAGCCGCACCGCGCCGAGCACACCCCCGGCCGCCTCTCCCACCGCTGGCTGCTCGAACAGCGGGTGATGGGGCGCGTGGCCGAGGCCGTCGGCCCCGTGTGGGCGGCGCAGTCGATGTTCTACTTCAAGCCCGCCGGCGCCCGCGGCCAGGCCATGCACCAGGACAACTACTTCCTGCAGTCCCACCCGGAGACCTGCATCGCCGCCTGGATCGCGGTCGACGACTGCGACGCCGAGAACGGCGCCCTCGGCGTGGTGCCCGGCACCCACCGCTACGAGATCGAATGCCCCGAGGAGGCCGACGCCACGGAATCCTTCACCACGATCACCGTCTCGATCCCCGAGCACCTCAGCGTGGTGCAGACGGACATGCGCGCCGGCGACATGCTGATCTTCCACGGCAGCCTCGTGCACGGCTCCAAGCCCAACACCAGCACGGACCGCTTCCGCCGCTCGCTGATCTTCCACTACATCCCCGAGGACAGCCGCGAGGTCGCCGCGGGCTACCAGCCGCTGCTCGACGCCCGCGGCGAGGAGGTCGAGATCGAGGCCTCCGAAAACGGCGGCACCTGCGGCGAGGGCTGGGTGGCGCGCAACCACTGA
- a CDS encoding predicted integral membrane protein (PFAM: Protein of unknown function, DUF624), translating into MFGFEQFVALNRRLAGIWRLAGLNLLWIAVTAAGLGVLGAGPASYAMAKYLHRWFRHGETPPLVPTYLRYARELRRQPVLMGGVLLLAGGIVLVNLLSLSDWYLRAANLVALAVLWIITAYAFTVLAALDVQGLRAQLVSALMLGIGSLHWTILGTTAVVIGYGLMLRFAVPLLALFGVGLPAAVFAAICSRILRDLEPSSAEEPRTTPRPLAHSAARTVARSRRPSSVSDPVRPFTKGTPA; encoded by the coding sequence ATGTTCGGGTTCGAGCAGTTCGTCGCCCTGAACCGCCGCCTGGCGGGGATCTGGCGCCTGGCCGGGCTGAACCTGCTGTGGATCGCCGTGACGGCCGCCGGCCTGGGCGTGCTCGGCGCGGGCCCGGCCAGCTACGCGATGGCGAAGTACCTCCACCGCTGGTTCCGCCACGGGGAGACCCCGCCGCTGGTGCCCACATACCTGCGCTACGCCCGCGAGCTGCGCCGGCAGCCGGTGCTGATGGGCGGTGTGCTCCTGCTGGCCGGCGGGATCGTGCTGGTGAACCTGCTGAGCCTGTCCGACTGGTATCTGCGGGCCGCGAACCTCGTGGCCCTGGCGGTGCTGTGGATCATCACCGCGTACGCCTTCACCGTGCTGGCCGCGCTCGACGTACAGGGCCTGCGGGCCCAGCTGGTCAGCGCCCTGATGCTGGGGATCGGCTCTCTGCACTGGACCATCCTCGGCACCACCGCGGTGGTGATCGGCTACGGGCTGATGCTCCGCTTCGCCGTCCCGCTGCTGGCGCTGTTCGGGGTGGGCCTGCCCGCCGCCGTCTTCGCCGCCATCTGCTCGCGGATCCTCCGCGACCTCGAACCCTCCTCGGCCGAGGAGCCCCGCACCACCCCGCGCCCCCTGGCGCACTCCGCGGCGCGCACCGTTGCGCGCTCGCGCCGCCCGTCGTCGGTCTCCGACCCGGTGCGGCCCTTCACGAAAGGAACCCCGGCATGA
- a CDS encoding response regulator containing CheY-like receiver domain and AraC-type DNA-binding domain (PFAM: Bacterial regulatory helix-turn-helix proteins, AraC family), which produces MDYPAAPRQVAATEVPPPETGRALLGELEQDAGYRVRRSQGAADWLLLHTVAGAGILRGADGASLPVRPGQAALLAPGALHDYGTDPAAGRWRLLYSHFHPPATWLALLGWPEVTPGIGTIRLGTEVEVRVRQALRGAARAARLAVGRPELFALNGIEAALLWYDTQNPRRHQLDERVLAVLEHVDAHLATDLDAAELARVAHLSPSRLSHLFTAQVGTSLARYVEAQRLELAARLLEMTPEPVADIAGRVGFRDPLYFSRRFRTLRGVSPSEHRARHR; this is translated from the coding sequence ATGGATTATCCTGCTGCGCCGCGGCAGGTTGCGGCGACCGAGGTGCCGCCGCCGGAGACGGGCCGGGCGCTGCTGGGCGAGCTGGAGCAGGATGCGGGATACCGGGTGCGCCGCTCGCAGGGCGCCGCCGACTGGCTGCTGCTGCACACGGTGGCCGGGGCCGGGATCCTGCGCGGGGCCGACGGCGCCTCGCTGCCGGTCCGCCCCGGACAGGCGGCGCTGCTCGCCCCGGGCGCGCTGCACGACTACGGCACGGACCCCGCCGCCGGGCGCTGGCGCCTGCTGTACAGCCACTTCCATCCTCCGGCCACCTGGCTCGCCCTGCTGGGCTGGCCGGAGGTCACCCCCGGCATCGGCACGATCCGACTGGGTACCGAGGTGGAGGTGCGGGTGCGGCAGGCGCTGCGCGGTGCGGCCCGCGCCGCACGCCTGGCCGTGGGCCGGCCGGAGCTGTTCGCGCTCAACGGCATCGAAGCCGCGCTGCTCTGGTACGACACGCAGAACCCGCGCCGCCACCAGCTCGACGAGCGCGTGCTCGCGGTGCTCGAGCACGTCGACGCCCACCTCGCGACCGATCTCGACGCCGCAGAGCTGGCACGAGTGGCGCACCTGTCCCCCTCGCGACTGTCGCACCTGTTCACCGCCCAGGTGGGCACCTCGCTCGCCCGCTATGTGGAGGCGCAGCGGCTCGAGCTGGCGGCCCGGCTGCTGGAGATGACGCCCGAGCCGGTGGCGGACATCGCCGGCCGGGTCGGGTTCCGCGATCCGCTGTACTTCTCGCGCCGCTTCCGCACGCTGCGCGGGGTGAGCCCGTCGGAGCATCGGGCGCGGCACCGCTGA